One window from the genome of Flavobacterium agricola encodes:
- a CDS encoding DHA2 family efflux MFS transporter permease subunit produces the protein MMDFLIETQSFLMSQNQDFNPAKEVLPWLTALAFFMQALDGTILNTALPAIAKDFNQSSLQMQSVVISYTVTLAILIPLSGWLSDRYGTKKIFTLSVVLFTFGSVLCAFSYDIFNLVCARIIQAAGGAMMVPVARLAILYTYPKNQLLRVMNFITIPGLVGQVVGPSLGGFLSDYYSWHWVFLINIPIGIIGVVLTQKKMPNITKPVGKFDGLGLLYISTTIVALTVIMELISLGITKWTYLTGAILLTFIAIILYIKRSRKHPKPIIDLTLFKVDTLRIGLLGNLFTRLGVGGMPFLLPLLLQVGYGHSAAISGLMLIPSALANMLAKYAVVPLIQRFGYRTVLITNTLILAFIITSFSLTDKSTPLLYFIPLMLFFGSANSIQMSSMNTITIADLNNDTASSGNSLLAIMQQLSNSFGVSIAALILSLMPSFSATTMSTADAFKYTFITIGVITALSSLVFGNLKPTAGSDLSGR, from the coding sequence ATGATGGATTTTTTAATTGAAACCCAGTCATTTTTAATGTCACAAAATCAAGATTTTAATCCGGCTAAAGAAGTTTTACCTTGGCTTACCGCCTTAGCTTTTTTTATGCAAGCTTTAGACGGAACCATTTTAAACACAGCCTTACCTGCCATTGCAAAAGATTTTAACCAATCTTCTTTACAAATGCAATCAGTCGTTATTTCGTACACCGTAACTTTAGCCATTTTAATTCCGTTAAGCGGATGGCTTTCGGATCGTTACGGAACCAAAAAAATATTTACCTTATCGGTAGTTTTATTTACGTTCGGATCGGTGCTTTGTGCCTTTTCGTACGATATTTTCAACTTGGTTTGCGCACGTATTATTCAAGCTGCTGGTGGCGCCATGATGGTACCGGTGGCGCGTTTGGCCATTTTATATACCTATCCTAAAAATCAATTGCTACGAGTAATGAATTTTATTACCATACCTGGATTGGTTGGGCAAGTTGTTGGACCATCGTTGGGTGGTTTTTTATCCGATTATTATTCGTGGCACTGGGTATTTTTAATTAATATTCCAATTGGTATTATTGGCGTAGTTTTAACGCAGAAAAAAATGCCTAACATAACCAAACCGGTAGGAAAGTTTGATGGTTTAGGCTTGCTTTATATTTCTACCACCATTGTTGCATTAACGGTTATTATGGAACTTATTAGTTTGGGCATCACCAAATGGACGTATTTAACGGGTGCAATTTTACTAACCTTTATTGCCATTATATTATACATAAAACGCTCCAGAAAGCATCCAAAACCAATTATAGATTTAACTTTATTTAAAGTTGATACGTTGCGCATCGGCCTTTTAGGTAACTTATTTACCCGTTTAGGCGTAGGCGGAATGCCTTTTTTATTGCCTTTGTTATTACAAGTTGGCTACGGACATTCGGCCGCAATTTCTGGATTAATGCTTATTCCATCTGCGTTAGCCAATATGTTAGCCAAATACGCAGTTGTACCATTAATTCAGCGTTTTGGATATCGCACCGTTTTAATTACCAACACCTTAATATTAGCTTTTATTATCACTTCTTTTTCCTTAACCGACAAAAGCACGCCGTTGTTGTATTTTATTCCGCTAATGTTATTTTTTGGCTCGGCCAATTCCATTCAAATGTCATCCATGAATACCATTACCATTGCAGATTTAAATAACGACACAGCAAGTTCAGGAAACAGCTTATTAGCCATTATGCAACAGCTTTCAAACAGTTTCGGTGTTTCTATTGCTGCGCTAATTTTAAGTTTAATGCCAAGTTTTAGCGCAACAACAATGTCAACCGCAGATGCATTTAAATACACGTTTATTACCATTGGCGTGATTACAGCTTTATCATCACTTGTTTTTGGTAATTTAAAACCAACAGCTGGATCTGATTTATCTGGACGCTAA
- a CDS encoding tyrosine-type recombinase/integrase has product MKLNRNIFKTELGQHKNQRVIWIDFPYAAQHVADLREALPHVKWSSSQKKWYIIDKPIFRDFFNISNETYEGKNLLVKIDVINKPELQKFIQQLRLKAYSESTIKTYSAEFAQFLYILNKHDVKNISSEQLRSYLLYCITELKLSENQIHSRLNALKFYFEQVLHRENLFFEIPRPKKQNALPKVLSQAEIKRLFTVTNNVKHQLILKVAYGLGLRVSEIVALELTDIDSDRMLVHIKNAKGKKDRYVPLPQVLLTELRNYYKTYKPKKYLFEGQYNQPYATRSAQAVFKTAMKKARINKPIGIHGLRHSYATHLLEYGTDMSFIQKLLGHNQIKTTQVYAKVTNTFLAKVISPLDRLNQE; this is encoded by the coding sequence ATGAAGCTGAATAGAAATATTTTTAAAACCGAACTGGGGCAACATAAAAACCAACGCGTAATTTGGATTGATTTTCCGTATGCTGCTCAACATGTTGCAGATTTGCGTGAAGCTTTGCCTCATGTAAAATGGAGTTCTAGTCAGAAAAAATGGTACATCATAGATAAGCCAATTTTTAGAGATTTTTTTAACATTTCTAACGAAACGTATGAAGGCAAAAATTTATTGGTTAAAATTGATGTTATAAATAAACCCGAATTACAAAAGTTTATTCAGCAACTTCGGCTAAAAGCTTATAGCGAAAGTACCATAAAAACGTACAGCGCAGAATTTGCGCAATTTTTATATATTTTAAATAAACACGACGTTAAAAACATCAGTTCAGAACAACTTCGCTCGTATTTATTATATTGCATTACAGAACTTAAGTTGTCTGAAAACCAGATTCACAGCCGATTAAATGCACTTAAATTTTATTTTGAGCAAGTTTTGCACCGTGAAAATTTATTTTTCGAAATTCCGCGTCCTAAAAAACAAAATGCGTTGCCTAAGGTTTTAAGCCAGGCAGAAATAAAACGTTTATTTACTGTTACCAATAACGTAAAACATCAATTAATTTTAAAAGTTGCATACGGATTAGGACTGCGTGTAAGCGAAATTGTTGCTTTAGAATTAACAGATATTGATAGCGACCGCATGTTGGTACATATTAAAAACGCAAAAGGTAAAAAAGACCGATATGTACCATTACCACAAGTTTTACTTACCGAACTTCGTAACTATTACAAAACTTATAAACCTAAAAAATATCTTTTTGAAGGGCAATACAATCAGCCGTATGCAACGCGCAGTGCGCAAGCTGTTTTTAAAACAGCAATGAAAAAAGCACGTATTAACAAACCCATTGGCATTCATGGTTTACGTCATAGTTATGCTACGCATTTGTTAGAATACGGTACCGACATGAGCTTTATACAAAAGCTTTTAGGCCATAACCAAATTAAAACCACACAAGTTTACGCAAAAGTTACCAATACATTTTTAGCTAAAGTAATAAGCCCGTTGGACCGATTGAATCAAGAGTAA
- a CDS encoding endonuclease/exonuclease/phosphatase family protein, which produces MRLVLSFLCFVVAVSFSFAQQFSVISWNIANLGKSKSETTLEKIADIIAPADIICLQEVVAGYGGAQAVAKIVAHLNRKNNVWDYSISDPTLSSTPHTRERYAYIWKRNKIKIKRKFELESIYKNQIEREPYIGSFTIKNSEFKIFSFHAVPKKSTPEKEIKYFKEYSRLYGDQLIFLGDFNVTNTNSVFNPIYKQGFKDAFPNQKTTLKQNCVNNNCLANAYDHVFYPTSKLKVIKAEAIPFYTDFNDLKQARKVSDHLPLYVLFQIL; this is translated from the coding sequence ATGCGTTTAGTACTTAGTTTTTTATGTTTTGTTGTAGCGGTAAGCTTTAGCTTTGCTCAACAATTTTCTGTTATAAGCTGGAATATTGCCAATTTAGGTAAAAGTAAATCCGAAACAACCCTAGAAAAAATAGCCGATATTATTGCACCTGCCGATATTATTTGCCTGCAAGAAGTTGTTGCGGGTTATGGCGGTGCCCAGGCAGTTGCCAAAATTGTAGCGCATTTAAACCGTAAAAACAACGTTTGGGATTACAGCATTAGCGATCCTACCCTATCTTCAACACCGCATACTCGGGAACGTTATGCATATATCTGGAAAAGAAACAAAATAAAAATTAAACGTAAGTTTGAGCTAGAAAGCATTTACAAAAATCAAATTGAACGCGAACCTTACATTGGAAGTTTTACCATTAAAAATTCAGAATTTAAAATATTTAGTTTTCATGCCGTGCCTAAAAAAAGTACTCCAGAAAAAGAAATCAAATATTTTAAAGAATATAGCCGATTATACGGCGATCAGCTTATTTTTTTGGGAGATTTTAATGTAACCAACACCAACTCTGTTTTTAATCCAATTTACAAACAAGGTTTTAAAGATGCATTTCCAAATCAAAAAACAACCTTAAAACAAAACTGCGTAAATAACAATTGTTTAGCCAATGCCTACGATCATGTTTTTTATCCAACAAGCAAATTAAAAGTAATAAAAGCAGAAGCAATTCCGTTTTACACCGATTTTAACGATTTAAAGCAAGCACGTAAAGTTTCAGACCATTTACCGCTTTATGTACTTTTTCAAATTTTATAA
- the pheT gene encoding phenylalanine--tRNA ligase subunit beta, protein MRISYNWLKQFIKINKTSDEVSTILTDLGLEVEGIETYESLKGGLIGVVVGHVLTCEKHPNADKLNLTTVDLGDGNNPIQIVCGAPNVAQGQKVLVATIGTKLFDAEGNAFEIKKGKIRGEESNGMICSESELGLGSSHDGILVLPEDTAPGTLAQDLFEIELDEVFEIGLTPNRSDAMSHWGVARDLRAGLLQQGEVVKELVTPSVSKFNVEKRTLKMDIKVEDAKLAPRYCGVTISGIEVKESPSWLQNRLKAIGLTPKNNIVDVTNYVMHELGQPLHAFDASKIKGGKVIVKTLPAGTKFVTLDEVERTLHEDDLMICDEIGPLCLAGVFGGKHSAVNANTTQIFLESAYFDPVTVRKAAKRHGLSTDASFRFERGIDPSITEYALKHAALLIQEVAGGEITSDIEDLYPKKIEDHQVFLYFDHVDKLLGQEISKEVIKKILVSLDIKVNSVSEVGLGLTIPAYRVDVDREVDVIEEILRVYGFNNIETDTKISASMSRSARNEDFKIQNIIGDALASLGFNEMMANSLTSPEYVKLTEYLKEEENVKMLTPLSNDLSVMRQSMLFSALEAVSYNINRRSTDLKFFEFGKTYHKKGELFDQYVENKHLSLTVTGNTQTESWLNVAKPIDFFNFKGYVHGILARLGIEKTTAKPTENDIFAEGIALTLGRETIVSFGSVKKSILKAMDIKQQVFYADFNWDAILKVISTKIKVSDLPKTQEVRRDLALLLDDAVTFEQVYTTVKLTEKALLKNINLFDVYQGDKLPAGKKSYAISLTLQDAEKTLTDNQIEKIMGKIQYQLETQLGATLR, encoded by the coding sequence ATGCGTATTTCATACAATTGGTTAAAACAATTTATCAAAATAAACAAAACGTCTGATGAAGTAAGTACAATTCTTACAGATTTAGGATTAGAAGTTGAAGGTATTGAAACTTATGAAAGTTTAAAAGGTGGCCTAATTGGCGTAGTAGTTGGTCATGTACTAACTTGCGAAAAACACCCAAATGCCGATAAATTAAACCTAACAACTGTTGATTTAGGCGACGGAAATAATCCCATACAAATTGTATGCGGTGCTCCAAACGTAGCTCAAGGTCAAAAAGTTTTAGTAGCAACAATAGGAACTAAATTATTTGATGCCGAAGGCAATGCTTTCGAAATTAAAAAAGGTAAAATTCGTGGGGAAGAATCTAATGGAATGATTTGCTCTGAAAGTGAATTAGGATTAGGATCATCTCACGACGGAATTTTAGTTTTACCAGAAGATACTGCTCCTGGAACCCTAGCTCAAGATTTATTTGAAATTGAACTTGACGAAGTTTTTGAAATTGGTTTAACACCAAACCGTTCGGACGCAATGAGCCATTGGGGCGTAGCTCGCGATTTACGCGCTGGCTTATTACAACAAGGCGAAGTAGTTAAAGAATTGGTTACCCCATCGGTATCTAAATTTAATGTTGAAAAAAGAACATTAAAAATGGATATTAAGGTAGAAGATGCTAAACTTGCGCCACGTTATTGCGGTGTAACAATTTCAGGAATTGAAGTAAAAGAATCTCCTTCTTGGTTGCAAAACCGTTTAAAAGCTATCGGATTAACTCCAAAAAACAATATTGTTGACGTTACCAATTACGTAATGCACGAATTGGGGCAGCCATTACATGCCTTTGATGCATCTAAAATTAAAGGTGGTAAAGTAATTGTAAAAACCTTACCAGCAGGTACCAAGTTTGTTACTTTAGATGAAGTTGAACGTACTTTACACGAAGACGATTTAATGATTTGTGATGAAATTGGACCGCTATGTTTAGCTGGTGTTTTTGGTGGTAAACATTCTGCCGTTAATGCAAACACAACACAAATTTTCCTAGAATCTGCCTATTTCGATCCGGTAACGGTTAGAAAAGCAGCTAAACGTCACGGATTAAGCACGGATGCATCTTTCCGTTTTGAACGCGGTATCGATCCTAGCATTACCGAATATGCATTAAAACATGCAGCTTTATTAATACAAGAAGTTGCAGGTGGTGAAATTACATCTGATATTGAAGATTTATATCCTAAAAAAATAGAAGATCATCAAGTTTTTCTATATTTTGATCACGTAGATAAATTATTAGGACAAGAAATTTCTAAAGAAGTAATTAAAAAAATATTAGTTTCTTTAGATATTAAAGTAAACAGCGTTTCCGAAGTTGGTTTAGGCCTAACTATTCCGGCTTATCGTGTGGATGTTGATAGAGAAGTTGACGTAATTGAAGAAATTTTACGCGTTTACGGATTTAACAACATTGAAACCGATACAAAAATTAGTGCTTCTATGTCGCGTTCGGCAAGAAACGAAGATTTTAAAATTCAAAATATTATTGGTGATGCATTAGCAAGCCTTGGTTTTAACGAAATGATGGCGAACTCATTAACTTCACCAGAATATGTTAAGTTAACTGAATATTTAAAAGAAGAAGAAAACGTTAAAATGCTTACGCCATTAAGTAACGATTTGTCGGTAATGCGTCAATCTATGTTATTTAGTGCATTAGAAGCTGTTAGTTACAACATAAACCGCAGAAGTACAGATTTAAAATTCTTCGAATTTGGTAAAACGTACCACAAAAAAGGAGAACTTTTTGATCAGTATGTAGAAAACAAACATTTGTCGTTAACCGTTACCGGAAATACACAAACAGAAAGCTGGTTAAACGTTGCAAAACCTATCGATTTCTTTAACTTTAAAGGTTATGTACATGGCATTTTAGCACGTTTAGGTATTGAAAAAACTACGGCTAAACCTACAGAAAATGATATTTTTGCAGAAGGTATTGCTTTAACTTTAGGACGTGAAACTATTGTTTCTTTTGGTTCAGTTAAAAAATCTATTTTAAAAGCAATGGATATTAAGCAACAGGTTTTCTATGCAGATTTTAATTGGGATGCTATTTTAAAAGTAATTTCAACTAAAATTAAAGTTAGTGATTTACCAAAAACGCAAGAAGTTCGTCGTGATTTAGCTTTATTATTAGATGATGCTGTAACGTTTGAACAAGTTTACACAACTGTTAAATTAACCGAAAAAGCATTGCTTAAAAATATTAATTTATTTGATGTGTACCAAGGTGATAAATTACCAGCGGGCAAAAAATCGTATGCAATTAGCTTAACGTTACAAGATGCTGAAAAAACGTTGACCGATAATCAAATTGAAAAAATTATGGGTAAAATTCAGTACCAATTGGAAACTCAATTAGGAGCTACATTACGCTAA
- the glsA gene encoding glutaminase A: MNINLSSKIAVVALFAVTSLSTVQNSVKELNKITSKNLESILNNNKHWADSGAVATYIPELAKVNPNKIAFSVVKPNGDVVNVGNIDQKFTMQSISKIVALFIAVKQYGENDFFKRLGYYGTDKPFNHFANLDNGGKPLNPMMNAGAILTTAMISNEGEDGYLRIRDMVRYITKNNSIDYNHAVYQSERETGHRNRGMFHILKNSELITGEENKLDNYFKQCSIEVTAEDLAKIGYFFANDCVRFDGDATYKNADLAQLVESQMLIAGMYDASGVYARNVGLPSKSGVGGGIAVAVPNKMGIGVYSAPLDAAGNSVAGYHMILELVKQYDLSIF; the protein is encoded by the coding sequence ATGAATATAAATTTATCTTCTAAAATTGCTGTTGTTGCGTTATTTGCTGTAACAAGTTTAAGCACAGTTCAAAACTCGGTAAAAGAGCTGAATAAAATTACGTCAAAAAATCTAGAATCTATTTTAAATAACAACAAACATTGGGCTGATTCTGGTGCGGTAGCAACTTATATTCCTGAGTTGGCTAAAGTCAATCCGAATAAAATCGCTTTTTCTGTAGTAAAACCTAATGGTGATGTTGTTAATGTTGGTAATATAGATCAGAAGTTTACCATGCAAAGCATTTCTAAAATTGTTGCCTTATTTATAGCGGTGAAGCAATATGGAGAAAATGATTTTTTTAAACGTTTAGGATATTACGGAACCGACAAACCATTTAATCATTTTGCCAATTTAGATAATGGCGGAAAACCTTTAAACCCGATGATGAATGCTGGGGCTATTTTAACTACCGCAATGATTTCTAACGAAGGTGAAGATGGCTATTTACGAATTCGTGATATGGTGCGTTACATAACTAAAAATAATAGCATTGATTACAACCATGCCGTGTACCAATCGGAACGTGAAACCGGACATAGAAACCGCGGTATGTTTCATATTTTAAAAAACTCTGAATTAATTACTGGAGAAGAAAATAAGTTAGATAATTATTTTAAACAATGTTCTATTGAAGTTACTGCCGAAGATTTAGCTAAAATAGGTTATTTTTTTGCTAATGATTGTGTGCGTTTTGATGGCGATGCAACGTATAAAAATGCTGATTTAGCTCAGTTGGTAGAATCGCAAATGTTAATTGCCGGAATGTATGATGCAAGCGGTGTTTATGCGCGTAATGTTGGATTACCAAGCAAATCGGGTGTGGGTGGCGGAATTGCTGTTGCTGTACCTAATAAAATGGGAATTGGAGTTTATAGCGCTCCGCTTGATGCTGCAGGAAATTCGGTTGCGGGTTACCACATGATTTTAGAACTTGTTAAACAATACGATTTAAGTATTTTTTAA
- a CDS encoding cupin domain-containing protein, with protein MRAIYLYTGADGHSHFKEGYIHNHTHVKTTTTTFVESPAFSKLYWHTAPQTQFVVTLKGTLEFTVHSGQSFVIKPGTILIADDTTGSGHYWKLIDSEPWQRVYAVFAEPLLIETIFKEIL; from the coding sequence ATGAGAGCCATTTACTTATATACCGGTGCAGACGGACATTCGCATTTTAAAGAAGGTTATATTCATAACCATACGCATGTTAAAACAACAACCACTACATTTGTAGAAAGCCCTGCTTTTTCTAAATTATATTGGCACACAGCGCCGCAAACACAATTTGTAGTTACTTTAAAAGGTACATTAGAATTTACCGTGCATAGCGGGCAATCGTTTGTTATAAAACCAGGCACTATTTTAATTGCTGATGATACCACCGGAAGCGGACATTATTGGAAATTAATTGATTCTGAACCTTGGCAACGTGTTTATGCAGTTTTTGCAGAACCTTTACTTATTGAAACTATTTTTAAAGAAATATTATAA
- a CDS encoding tyrosine-protein phosphatase: protein MMKLLKLTTLFSMSVLATQQISAQKINRTLKEDVIVTATPNSLELNFAKPGTYLVYQGNSPTTIQWQNPITVTDQKLSIPKNEVRTFFGIITPQKDTLLVAERKLTFKKVANFRDLGGLKTKDGRYVNWGRFYRSDALNGLQDNEFAYINQLGIAKVYDLRSDFEIGNAKDHLPKSVTYEHFPIFADKNSGMLQGLQQKMNDGILTVQDAEELLVNANQTFANEDADKFNNLLHQIFVQDQHPNLFHCTAGKDRTGYTAALILAVLGVDKQTILDEYEMTNFYTADKIEALKKGYAEKAATSQVQIEPEAIGALMSVDRKYLEAAFDIIDAKYGGIDAYIKNQLGFSDQQRQALIEKYTYKL, encoded by the coding sequence ATGATGAAATTATTAAAATTAACAACCTTATTTAGCATGTCAGTACTAGCAACTCAGCAGATTTCTGCTCAAAAAATAAACAGAACTTTAAAAGAAGATGTAATTGTTACTGCCACGCCAAACAGCTTAGAACTCAATTTTGCAAAGCCCGGCACCTATTTGGTTTATCAAGGCAATTCGCCAACAACTATTCAATGGCAAAATCCTATTACGGTAACCGATCAAAAATTAAGCATTCCTAAAAATGAAGTGCGAACCTTTTTCGGAATTATTACGCCTCAAAAAGATACGTTATTGGTTGCAGAACGAAAGTTAACTTTTAAAAAAGTAGCTAATTTTAGAGATTTAGGCGGCTTAAAAACAAAAGATGGACGCTATGTAAATTGGGGACGTTTTTATCGATCTGATGCCTTAAATGGACTACAAGATAATGAGTTTGCTTACATCAATCAATTAGGAATAGCTAAGGTTTATGATTTGCGTTCGGATTTTGAAATTGGCAATGCCAAAGATCATTTACCAAAATCTGTAACGTACGAACATTTTCCAATTTTTGCTGACAAAAATAGCGGCATGTTGCAAGGTTTACAGCAAAAAATGAATGATGGTATTTTAACGGTTCAAGATGCAGAAGAATTGTTAGTTAATGCAAATCAAACTTTTGCTAATGAAGATGCGGATAAGTTTAATAACTTGTTACATCAAATTTTTGTTCAAGATCAGCATCCAAATTTATTTCACTGTACTGCAGGTAAAGATAGAACCGGTTACACAGCTGCCTTAATTTTAGCTGTTTTAGGCGTAGATAAACAAACCATTTTAGACGAATATGAAATGACCAATTTTTATACAGCCGATAAAATAGAAGCTTTGAAAAAAGGTTATGCCGAAAAAGCAGCAACTTCTCAGGTACAAATTGAGCCCGAAGCTATTGGTGCTTTAATGAGCGTGGATAGAAAATATTTAGAAGCAGCTTTTGATATTATTGATGCTAAATATGGCGGAATTGATGCTTATATTAAAAATCAATTAGGATTTTCAGATCAGCAACGCCAAGCTTTAATAGAAAAATATACCTACAAATTATAA
- a CDS encoding alanine racemase, which produces MAYIILHQNKLKHNFDYLEQFFKSQNVNWSVVAKILCGHKKYLELLLSFNVNQVCDSRITNLKTIKQINPQVKTFYIKPPAKTAIADVIKYADVSFNSDLYTIQLLNDAAKKQNKTHQVILMIDLGELREGIMREDFLDFYDKLQTFSNIQVLGIGTNLSCLYGVLPNTDKLNQLDLYKQLVEAKFNQTFPYISGGSSVTMPLLANGLLPSAINHFRIGETLFMGTNAYAQEAYDFLEQNVFELRAEIIELYEKPIVPSGELGANLEGETPSFDENDLGKTSFRALVDIGLLDVDINHVTPADLTFTIEAGTSDMTVLDLGKNEAQYKVGDTVRFHLDYMGIVRIMNSKYIDKVIE; this is translated from the coding sequence ATGGCTTATATTATATTACACCAAAATAAACTTAAACACAATTTTGATTATTTAGAACAATTTTTTAAATCTCAAAATGTAAATTGGTCGGTGGTAGCCAAAATTTTGTGTGGTCATAAAAAATATTTAGAATTGTTGCTAAGTTTTAATGTCAATCAAGTTTGCGATTCTCGTATCACCAACTTAAAAACCATTAAACAAATTAATCCGCAAGTAAAAACTTTTTACATCAAACCTCCAGCAAAAACCGCAATTGCCGATGTAATAAAATATGCCGATGTAAGTTTTAATTCTGATTTATATACCATTCAATTATTAAATGATGCTGCTAAAAAGCAAAACAAAACCCATCAGGTTATTTTAATGATTGATTTAGGCGAATTGCGAGAAGGCATTATGCGTGAAGATTTTTTAGATTTTTACGATAAGTTACAAACTTTTTCTAACATTCAAGTTTTAGGCATCGGAACCAATTTGTCTTGCTTGTACGGCGTATTGCCCAATACCGACAAACTAAATCAATTGGATTTATACAAACAATTGGTAGAAGCTAAGTTTAATCAAACCTTTCCTTACATTTCGGGCGGTTCTTCTGTAACTATGCCTTTATTAGCAAACGGTTTACTACCAAGTGCTATTAACCATTTCCGAATAGGCGAAACTTTATTTATGGGAACCAATGCGTATGCGCAAGAAGCTTATGATTTTTTAGAACAAAATGTTTTTGAATTACGAGCCGAAATTATTGAGTTGTACGAAAAACCCATAGTACCGTCGGGCGAATTAGGAGCTAATTTAGAAGGCGAAACGCCGAGCTTTGATGAAAACGATTTAGGAAAAACTTCTTTTAGAGCCCTTGTAGATATTGGGTTGTTAGATGTAGATATCAATCATGTAACGCCAGCCGATCTAACATTTACTATTGAAGCCGGAACGTCTGATATGACGGTTTTAGATTTAGGAAAAAACGAAGCGCAGTATAAAGTGGGTGATACCGTTCGGTTTCATTTAGATTATATGGGCATTGTGCGCATCATGAATTCTAAATATATTGATAAAGTTATTGAATAA
- a CDS encoding GNAT family N-acetyltransferase, translated as MQVIKWDLNNIPNAQQKAAISNFLYHHLEEYGDEQIDIDKCLAYTFNELNEKQTAGFIVCFYESEKIIAACVVNETGMTGFIPENILVYIATHADYRGKGLGKKLMQTVINEANGAIALHVESNNPAKKLYEKLGFTNKYLEMRYQK; from the coding sequence ATGCAAGTAATAAAATGGGATTTAAACAACATTCCAAACGCACAACAAAAAGCAGCAATTTCAAATTTTTTATATCATCATTTAGAGGAATATGGTGATGAACAAATAGATATTGACAAATGTTTGGCTTATACATTTAATGAGCTTAACGAAAAACAAACCGCTGGTTTTATTGTTTGTTTTTACGAATCTGAAAAAATTATTGCAGCTTGTGTGGTAAACGAAACCGGAATGACGGGTTTTATTCCAGAAAACATTTTGGTTTATATTGCTACTCATGCAGATTACCGTGGAAAAGGATTAGGAAAAAAACTAATGCAAACGGTAATAAACGAAGCAAATGGTGCTATTGCGCTGCATGTTGAAAGCAATAATCCAGCAAAAAAATTGTACGAAAAATTGGGCTTTACCAATAAATATTTAGAAATGCGATACCAAAAATAA
- a CDS encoding BlaI/MecI/CopY family transcriptional regulator, translating into MEKLTNKEEEIMHIIWQIQKGFINDILEEMPEPKPHYNTLSTIVRLLEDKGFLAHKSYGKSHQYYPIITLDKYRSKYVDESLKKYFSNSVSNLISHFVKDEKLSENEIQEILEIILKNRAK; encoded by the coding sequence ATGGAAAAACTTACAAATAAGGAAGAGGAGATTATGCACATTATATGGCAAATACAAAAAGGATTTATAAACGATATTCTTGAGGAAATGCCTGAACCGAAACCGCATTATAATACCTTATCAACCATTGTTAGGTTACTAGAAGATAAAGGTTTTTTAGCTCATAAAAGTTATGGAAAATCACATCAGTATTATCCGATAATTACGTTAGATAAATATCGAAGTAAATATGTTGATGAATCCTTAAAAAAATACTTTAGCAATTCTGTTTCTAACTTAATCAGTCATTTTGTTAAAGATGAAAAGCTGAGCGAGAATGAAATTCAGGAAATATTAGAAATTATATTAAAAAATAGAGCTAAATAA